One genomic window of Candidatus Acidulodesulfobacterium acidiphilum includes the following:
- a CDS encoding prepilin-type N-terminal cleavage/methylation domain-containing protein: MNINRLKGKKGFTLIELLIVIAIIGILAAIAIPTYLSYVNRAKDSEASTNLGAIFTDETAFNATNSTYISAGLAANSGTNAITSFSNTAATSTHPFYAVGTSYYIDTPPFQCVNYTLETYGGYTTEPTGGTQPAGATLVSAKGGFGDIGFLPKGTLYFYYEVNSATAANTAVPVSTTTPWVTPANAACGPGYTALAVANFTGSNLQAFAVNDYTTKATLITGTAY; the protein is encoded by the coding sequence ATGAACATTAACAGATTAAAAGGAAAGAAAGGTTTTACGTTGATCGAGCTTTTAATCGTCATCGCCATTATCGGTATCTTGGCGGCGATAGCGATTCCGACGTATTTGTCATACGTCAACCGCGCAAAGGATTCGGAAGCGTCCACGAACCTTGGCGCAATTTTCACGGACGAAACGGCGTTTAACGCGACGAATTCGACTTACATCAGCGCGGGGTTAGCAGCCAATAGCGGAACAAATGCTATTACTTCATTCTCAAATACCGCAGCTACATCTACTCATCCGTTCTATGCTGTCGGCACTTCATATTATATTGACACTCCACCATTTCAATGTGTAAATTATACATTAGAAACTTACGGCGGTTACACTACGGAACCCACAGGGGGAACACAGCCGGCTGGAGCAACTCTTGTATCAGCTAAAGGCGGATTTGGAGATATTGGCTTTTTGCCTAAAGGAACATTGTATTTTTACTATGAAGTCAATTCCGCTACAGCAGCCAATACCGCTGTTCCTGTTTCAACGACTACGCCTTGGGTTACTCCTGCAAACGCTGCTTGTGGACCAGGCTATACCGCTTTAGCGGTGGCCAATTTTACAGGTTCTAATTTACAAGCTTTTGCGGTAAACGATTACACCACTAAAGCTACATTAATTACGGGAACAGCTTACTAA
- a CDS encoding sulfide:quinone reductase has protein sequence MKKILVIGGGFAGVEAAIRLKKYNFDVTLISERDFMYIYPLSIWIPVGALDFKDAMLPLNKLSAVHKFNLIIDSAVKISAKEKKVLCKNGTYDFDYLVVAVGAGKAKPEGIENTYSICGAPEESIKIKEKLAELVKAGKGRIAVGIGGNPKDPSAMRGGPAFEELFNIDNLLRDKGLRHNFELSIFAPMETPGKRLGDKAYKLLNRFYEDLKINKYLGKKIKRFENGAVVFEDDSRLESDLIIFVPAGSAHGIFAGSELPLTEAGFIKTDDYLRVEGLENIYAIGDSASLDGPPFRGKQGHVAEMMAGIAAYNINEKEAGTNNYKGYKEHVHILCVMDNGKGAVYIKRDTNKETVIALPVVGHWLKRFWGWYYKNSKLNRFPRIPGF, from the coding sequence ATGAAAAAAATACTCGTTATAGGAGGCGGTTTTGCGGGAGTAGAAGCCGCGATAAGGCTAAAGAAATATAATTTCGACGTTACTTTGATTTCCGAAAGGGATTTTATGTATATTTATCCGCTTTCGATATGGATTCCTGTCGGCGCTCTGGATTTTAAGGATGCGATGCTGCCGTTAAATAAATTAAGCGCAGTCCATAAATTTAATTTAATAATAGACTCGGCGGTTAAAATTTCTGCTAAAGAAAAGAAAGTATTATGTAAAAATGGCACCTATGATTTTGATTATCTCGTCGTCGCCGTCGGCGCAGGAAAAGCCAAACCCGAAGGAATAGAAAATACTTATTCTATTTGCGGCGCTCCGGAAGAATCGATTAAAATAAAAGAAAAATTAGCAGAATTGGTTAAAGCCGGAAAAGGCAGAATAGCCGTAGGAATAGGCGGAAATCCCAAAGACCCTTCCGCTATGAGAGGCGGACCTGCTTTCGAAGAGCTGTTTAATATCGACAACCTCTTAAGAGATAAAGGATTGCGCCATAATTTCGAATTAAGCATCTTCGCCCCTATGGAAACTCCGGGCAAGCGGCTGGGCGATAAAGCGTATAAACTGCTAAACCGGTTTTACGAAGACCTTAAAATTAACAAATATTTAGGCAAAAAAATAAAAAGATTCGAAAACGGCGCAGTCGTATTCGAAGACGATTCAAGGCTTGAAAGCGACCTTATTATTTTTGTTCCCGCCGGAAGCGCCCACGGGATATTTGCCGGTTCGGAACTGCCGCTCACGGAAGCCGGATTCATAAAAACCGACGATTATTTAAGAGTAGAGGGCTTAGAAAATATTTACGCGATAGGCGATTCGGCCAGCCTCGACGGGCCTCCTTTCAGGGGAAAACAGGGGCACGTCGCCGAGATGATGGCGGGTATCGCGGCTTACAATATAAACGAAAAAGAAGCCGGAACGAATAATTATAAAGGCTACAAAGAGCACGTGCATATCTTGTGCGTAATGGACAACGGCAAAGGCGCGGTCTATATCAAAAGGGATACGAATAAGGAAACGGTAATCGCGCTGCCGGTCGTCGGACACTGGCTTAAAAGATTCTGGGGATGGTATTATAAAAATTCAAAATTAAACAGGTTTCCGAGAATACCCGGATTTTAA
- a CDS encoding class I SAM-dependent methyltransferase — MKLKTYDLFPAFFSFIIDNKLRSLIENMEKNVDIMGVKSGMKVLEAGCGSGFVTPALSKAVGKEGFVISVDIQKKMIEKAKRKRGYLQNVDFRASSVSDLNSVEDGSIDLAFLYYSFHEIGKKEEAVAELRRVLKPGGLLSIKEPRFEVFGKDRESYKEFITAHGFKYAESSRNCDLLGCYLKFVKR, encoded by the coding sequence ATGAAACTAAAAACTTACGATTTATTTCCCGCATTTTTTTCCTTTATTATCGACAACAAACTTAGAAGTTTGATAGAAAACATGGAAAAAAACGTCGATATTATGGGAGTTAAAAGCGGAATGAAAGTTCTTGAAGCGGGATGCGGAAGCGGCTTCGTTACTCCGGCATTATCGAAAGCCGTCGGAAAGGAAGGATTCGTAATCTCTGTAGATATTCAGAAAAAGATGATAGAAAAAGCTAAAAGAAAAAGAGGATATCTTCAAAACGTCGATTTCAGGGCGTCCAGCGTATCGGATTTAAATTCGGTAGAGGACGGCTCTATAGATTTAGCATTTTTATATTATTCGTTTCACGAGATTGGCAAAAAGGAAGAAGCCGTCGCCGAACTGCGCCGGGTATTGAAACCAGGCGGCTTATTATCCATTAAAGAGCCGAGATTTGAGGTCTTCGGCAAAGACAGGGAATCGTATAAAGAGTTTATAACCGCGCACGGTTTTAAGTATGCCGAAAGCTCCAGAAATTGCGATTTATTGGGATGCTATCTTAAATTCGTAAAGCGTTAA